The following proteins are co-located in the Solea solea chromosome 21, fSolSol10.1, whole genome shotgun sequence genome:
- the si:ch211-214e3.5 gene encoding zinc finger protein 518A: MEEDLIIPHDSAKNGGISVIEDGEVKDFVYKHFREVTDGSLFHNVEELSHKEHGSSIKKDKQSLRKGHCKNQQGAFFSGKILSFGCLVCKDDLTYSPNDLLKHFQVAHEGTLPTYPCDLCGFVTNKFPTLQRHRIEHRNTLVTCELCNDDVKYSLLLVTRHYMMCHSQNGHFNCDWCDFTTMDAGTFVQHIHHHNETHWKCPECRHISLNEEDHETHMEAHSGLFPFTCPICGFGAALNEILKKHTAAVHKRYVEKRNSLKNLEDGSTQASPNLKQLLKKSGNSQEAQRITKLNCLSGNLTNQNGRLIKPELSIEETHHNVDRTKKDNNWSKVAHNLEHSLMLQDGDNSAGSDVANHKNPNGLTVLMVKNKISLPPNCTTKVMGFKMVDGKKHLVLKVIPTVKQDSTIQNNPSFEDVAPKPALDNGKSSVENGECTDGKSSPLNTHAVSPRNGSCLQLEEDDIMAVKVKIEEEETSVCNLDTTTQRVDNGAQANYPSSTCADFLTNEDLGDQSHPSQTSGSERSTSDNNLLSATFNSATTSHSFSKINSTGKVTGSSSFSRVTQETVQFTLAHKNTASLPLTDSEADEHSDDQFCHSTPGKINGFRPEFNHKNGQQHFKRLSSNSPLQSESSPTNSASHRESAVGSESCTQCSPSQEVFTFHNYSKETFCSSLNTNHSFGSMSELSADRESTCESSQFSLAESREPISGETPRKNSDDMDNMSESDIEVDECVASVDDPLTEDENFDSVLQDFNIIKVEEDCIPISKKPPETKSSSFGSFVEEHSDTIISQQLNKDRVKTSGACNDALKQTKTTLRILQLPDGKQPVLLRTAENRFAMPVQVKATPGFKLITNSAHPQINVSYMTPSAERSSNQTGVTLSPNSRRLAVSTPKAGTAEKATTLLSAVQPGLGTSSNHYLIQSPSLKGPVLLSSSSHNTPKDKSVKTQPTCYLVQKSVPFVHTPNSNTLRLASTQLPANSRPVLAMPASAADKSSALQSGRQAFLLRYISQPKSGLILNNQDGIQCSQTSESSANKVLIKFVTPSSGAPTSSGQPLFLATRPQTQCFLVASNKTNANFSNGVKKLITIQNTLHKESCISSPQMNVKVQLREAEKPVLAPRPIRPPSQRKRRRKALFDELPETLHKARRFSNRALTDKDTPVLWKPVAKDVERTLRLTPFNSLQQIKCPRRYQPVVVLNHPDADIPEVASIMKVVNRHKGFVTKVSLSQKTVQALAELGAQGKNYSTKGASSHNDDPRPRSVQSSVRERFILKMKLRKKSRRKYEVVEPGCRRVSAAFDCWFCGRLFNNQEDWIGHGQRHLMEATRDWNKLF, encoded by the coding sequence ATGGAGGAAGACCTCATAATACCTCATGATTCTGCCAAAAATGGTGGTATATCCGTAATAGAGGACGGAGAGGTAAAGGACTTTGTGTATAAGCATTTCAGAGAAGTGACTGATGGGTCGCTCTTCCATAATGTAGAAGAATTGTCCCATAAAGAACACGGGAGTTCTATCAAGAAAGATAAACAATCTCTCAGAAAAGGACATTGTAAAAATCAGCAGGGGGCGTTTTTCTCTGGAAAGATTTTAAGTTTCGGGTGTTTGGTGTGTAAAGATGATCTCACGTACAGCCCCAATGACCTCCTCAAACATTTTCAAGTGGCCCATGAAGGGACTCTTCCGACTTACCCTTGTGACCTGTGTGGCTTTGTCACAAACAAGTTTCCTACTCTTCAGCGCCACCGAATCGAGCACAGAAACACTCTGGTTACATGTGAGCTCTGCAACGACGACGTCAAGTACTCCCTTCTTTTGGTTACCAGACACTATATGATGTGTCACAGTCAAAACGGACATTTCAACTGTGACTGGTGTGACTTTACGACCATGGATGCCGGGACATTTGTCCAGCACATCCATCATCACAACGAGACTCACTGGAAGTGTCCGGAGTGCAGACACATCAGCTTGAACGAAGAGGATCATGAGACGCACATGGAAGCTCACTCGGGGCTGTTTCCCTTCACTTGTCCGATCTGCGGATTTGGTGCGGCACTTAATGAGATTCTGAAgaaacacactgcagctgttCACAAACGGTACGTTGAGAAAAGGAATTCATTAAAAAACCTCGAAGACGGCAGCACTCAGGCATCTCCAAACTTAAAACAGTTGCTGAAAAAGAGTGGTAACTCACAGGAGGCCCAGAGGATAACAAAACTGAACTGCCTTTCTGGGAATTTAACAAATCAAAATGGCCGGCTAATCAAACCAGAGCTTTCCATCGAGGAGACCCACCATAATGTGGATCGGACTAAAAAGGACAACAACTGGAGTAAAGTTGCTCATAACTTAGAGCACTCGTTAATGTTACAGGACGGTGACAACTCAGCAGGTTCTGATGTTGCAAATCACAAAAATCCCAACGGGCTCACGGTTCTGATGGTTAAGAACAAAATCTCTCTTCCCCCCAACTGCACAACCAAAGTGATGGGTTTCAAAATGGTTGATGGTAAAAAACACCTTGTCCTCAAAGTAATACCAACAGTAAAACAAGATTCAACCATCCAGAACAACCCCTCTTTTGAGGACGTGGCACCAAAACCTGCGTTAGATAATGGCAAAAGCTCAGTTGAGAATGGGGAATGCACTGATGGTAAGAGTTCACCATTGAACACCCATGCTGTCTCACCAAGAAATGGGTCTTGCTTACAGTTGGAGGAAGACGATATTATGGCAGTGAAGGTCAAGATTGAGGAGGAAGAAACTTCTGTTTGCAACCTTGACACCACCACACAGAGAGTTGATAACGGGGCTCAAGCTAATTATCCTTCCTCAACTTGTGCAGATTTCTTGACAAATGAAGATTTGGGTGACCAAAGTCACCCAAGTCAAACATCTGGCTCTGAGAGAAGTACTTCAGATAATAACCTGCTCTCTGCTACTTTTAATTCTGCTACAACCAGCCACAGTTTTTCTAAAATAAACAGCACTGGTAAGGTCACTGGTTCGTCATCATTTTCGAGAGTTACCCAGGAAACGGTGCAATTTACATTAGCCCACAAAAATACTGCTTCATTACCATTGACTGACTCAGAAGCCGACGAACACAGCGATGACCAGTTTTGTCATAGCACGCCAGGGAAGATTAATGGGTTTAGACCTGAGTTTAATCATAAAAACGGACAGCAGCATTTTAAAAGATTGTCGTCAAATTCACCACTTCAATCAGAATCATCCCCAACCAATTCAGCTAGCCACAGAGAGAGTGCAGTAGGCTCTGAATCCTGCACTCAATGTTCACCAAGTCAAGAAGTATTTACCTTTCACAACTATTCCAAGGAAACGTTTTGTTCTTCACTTAACACTAACCATAGCTTTGGCAGTATGTCTGAACTCTCTGCCGACAGAGAAAGTACATGCGAATCATCACAGTTTAGCTTGGCAGAGTCTCGAGAACCAATCTCAGGAGAGACACCTCGGAAAAATTCAGACGATATGGACAATATGTCAGAGAGTGACATTGAGGTTGATGAgtgtgtagctagtgttgatgATCCTCTCACTGAGGATGAAAATTTTGACTCGGTTCTCCAAGACTTTAATATAATTAAAGTAGAAGAGGATTGCATTCCCATATCCAAAAAACCTCCAGAAACAAAGAGTAGTTCCTTTGGCAGTTTTGTGGAAGAACATTCAGACACAATAATTTCCCAACAACTTAATAAGGATAGAGTAAAAACCTCAGGTGCTTGCAACGATgctttgaaacaaacaaaaacaactttgcGAATTCTTCAACTGCCAGACGGTAAGCAGCCAGTTCTCCTGAGGACTGCTGAGAATCGATTTGCCATGCCAGTGCAGGTCAAGGCAACCCCAGGTTTCAAGCTGATCACTAACTCGGCACATCCTCAGATTAACGTATCGTACATGACGCCAAGTGCAGAACGATCAAGTAACCAAACTGGTGTAACTTTATCTCCAAACAGTAGGAGGTTAGCTGTATCAACACCAAAGGCAGGGACTGCTGAAAAAGCGACAACTCTTCTCTCTGCTGTTCAACCAGGTTTAGGTACCTCCTCAAATCACTATCTCATCCAAAGTCCCAGTTTAAAGGGTCCTGTACTTCTTTCAAGCTCATCACATAATACACCCAAGGACAAATCAGTGAAGACACAACCTACCTGTTACTTAGTACAGAAATCTGTTCCATTTGTCCACACCCCTAACAGTAATACCCTCAGACTAGCAAGTACACAACTCCCAGCAAACTCCAGGCCAGTTCTGGCCATGCCTGCGAGTGCTGCAGACAAATCCAGTGCTCTGCAGTCTGGTCGACAAGCATTCCTGCTTCGCTACATTTCTCAACCCAAATCTGGCCTAATTTTGAATAACCAGGATGGGATTCAGTGTAGCCAAACCAGTGAAAGTTCTGCAAACAAAGTCCTAATTAAATTTGTTACTCCTTCCAGTGGTGCCCCCACCTCAAGTGGTCAACCTTTGTTTTTGGccaccagacctcagacccaGTGTTTTCTGGTggcttcaaacaaaacaaatgcaaatttCTCCAATGGAGTCAAGAAATTGATCACCATCCAAAATACTCTGCACAAAGAATCCTGCATTTCAAGCCCACAGATGAATGTAAAGGTGCAATTGCGTGAAGCAGAGAAGCCAGTTTTAGCCCCAAGGCCAATCCGGCCCCCAAGCCAAAGGAAAAGGAGAAGGAAAGCGTTATTTGATGAGCTTCCAGAAACTTTACATAAAGCAAGAAGGTTCTCAAATCGAGCGCTAACTGACAAAGACACTCCTGTGTTGTGGAAGCCTGTCGCCAAAGACGTTGAAAGGACACTACGGCTTACCCCGTTCAATTCTTTACAGCAGATCAAATGTCCTCGTAGGTACCAACCTGTTGTGGTGCTCAATCATCCCGATGCTGACATTCCTGAAGTAGCCAGTATCATGAAGGTCGTGAACAGGCACAAAGGCTTTGTCACTAAGGTCTCTCTGTCTCAGAAAACTGTCCAAGCTCTCGCTGAACTTGGTGCTCAAGGGAAGAACTACTCAACCAAAGGTGCTTCATCTCATAACGATGATCCAAGACCTCGGTCAGTTCAGAGTTCTGTCCGAGAACGATTCATACTGAAAATGAAGTTaaggaaaaaaagcagaagaaaatatGAGGTTGTGGAACCGGGTTGCAGACGAGTGTCTGCAGCGTTTGACTGCTGGTTTTGTGGTCGTCTCTTCAACAACCAAGAAGACTGGATTGGTCACGGCCAGCGCCACCTCATGGAGGCAACTAGAGACTGGAATAAACTGTTTTGA